The Weissella confusa DNA window TTCGCGGATGACTATTGGGCTAGCAAGGCGGGCCAAGAGAAGTTTGGCGCAATTGGTCGAGGTTTTGGTGGTCTATGGGATTACTTGGAAAATGAACGTTTGTTCCAAGATGTTAAGTTGAAAAACCAAGACGCACGCTTGTTCTACCAATACATGGAACCGTTCTACATTCAAAGTTTGGATCCGGATTGGGAAGCTGATTATGACTTTGAACGTTGGCAAAAAACGATTGCCCACAACACACAGTTAGCAGTGTTGGATGCGCTGTATGGTCGAACAAAGGTTGAGATGATTAAGCACATTGCGATGGCGTTCGGCCACCAATCAGCGGATGAGACCCACCATCAAGTGCAGGTTTGGTTGCAACAAATTAATGATTTGCTGGGACCGGTTGTGCAACTGAATGACCGTGGCCAAGTGGTTTTTGATGATAAAGAACGTTTATTGCAAGCGGTTCAGAAGGAAGTACACCAAACTGAATTGGCGAAGCTACCAGTATTGATGGCGACAACGCCCGCTGAGTTGCGTGAGCAAAATCATAACCAAGTTGATATCTTTATTGAGAAGTTGCAAATTCAATTAGGGGATGTGTTGGAAGCTGATCAAATTCGTTTGGCTGAAGAAATCCTTGATAATCTCACGGAGACGGCGGGTGGACAATGGCAAATGCCGCTACAAGCGCTATCAGATGAGAACTTCACGAAGGTGTTGGCCAGCGAATTGTTTGGCGTGTTAACCATGCGCCAAGCCTATTTCGGGTTACAGATCATCATTGCTTTCTTGGATAACTCCCGCGCTTTAGCAGAATTAACCAAGCCACGCTTCGATGAATTTGTCCGCCTCATTAAGACAATGCAAGACCAACAAGTGTCACAATACTTGTTGGATATCGCTGAACGAATGACGCTTGAAACGCCAATTTAATTGATAATGAAACTCCTGATTAGCGCCATGCTAGTTGGGAGTATTTTTTTGCGCTATTGCAACACTGACCCGTATTTTAAAATCGTCCTATATATGATATAGTTTTAGATACTAGATGGTTTAGTTATTAAACATAAGTATTTTAACCAGAAGGTCGAGGGGGAATTTGAAATGGCTAAAGTAAAAATTGTAACTGACTCAACAGCGCGTTTGACGCCGGAAGAAGTGGCTGCATATGATATTGCGGTTGTACCTCTAACGGTGATGATTGATGGCGTGGTGTACCACGATGGGGTATCAATTACACCAAGCGAATTTATTGAGAAGATGGCGGAAGCTAAGGCGTTGCCAACGACATCACAACCATCACTGGGCGCGTTTACGGAAATTTATGAAACGATGCCAGAAGATGTTGAAATCTTGTCATTGCATTTGACGAACAAGTTGTCAGGGACGGTGCAAGCTGCTGAACAGGCATCACGCATGGTGCCACAAGATGTTGTTGTGCGTGATTCGAACTACATTGATCGTGCCTTGGCGATGCAAGTGTTGGTCGCTGGTCGCATGGCCGAAGCTGGTGCAACACGTGATGAAATCTTGGCAGAATTGCAACGCGTTGAAGATAACACGGAATTGTACCTAACTGTTAGCACGTTGAAGAACTTGGTCGCAGGTGGTCGTTTGTCAAAGACGGCGGGATTGATTGGTTCTTTGTTGGATATCAAGGTTGGGGCACACGTGCCACTTGGTCAAATCACGATGGAAGTTAAGGGTCGTGGTAAGAAGACAATCAAGGCCTACCAAGACTTGATTTTTGAGCGTATGCAAGCGGAAGAAAACGGCATTGCGGTTATCGGTATTTCACTCGCTGATGCAGCTGAAGATGCTGAAAACTTGGCAGCGCGTGCCCGTGAGTTGTTCCCTGATGCAATTGTGGATATTGCGGAAACAACGCCAATCGAGTCAACACACGCTGGCCCAGGTGCAATGGGTATTTCTTACTTGAAGAACTACGCCTAATTAATTTGAATAAAGATCAATGCTGATGGTTGTTAAGCCATCGGCATTTTTTATTTCCCATTGAGCTTTTGAGAGGGGTATTCTGGATAATTCTGGTATGCTGAATTCATAGAACGCCATGCAATTCTATTGGAGGGGCCACATGAAAAAATTAGTACAGTGGGGAATTGGTATTTTGGGTGTTGCTGCCGCGGTTGGGATTGGTTATGTCGGGATGGGGATGATCAGTGATGCCCACTCAACGGATAAGGTCACCACGAGTGCAAAGCAACAATCACCAAGTGAACACCAGACTGATAAACCTAAGCAACAGAAAACAATTTTTCAGCAAATTGCCGGCCGAGACTTCTGGTTCACATCCGGAGCTGGTGGCTGGCGCACTGTCATGACTATTAATGAAGATGGGACATTTTCTGGGAAGTTTACGGATTCAGATATGGGTGATATTGGGACTGATTATCCCAAGGGGAGCATGAAGATTTCGGAATTCACGGGCCGTTTAGAAAATGTGCAAAAGGTATCGGATACCGCCTACACAATGACGGTGGCGCAACTTGATTACAATCCAGCGGATGTGACAACGATTGTTGATGGTGTGCGTGAAATCACAGCTGAGCCTTACGGCATTGGGTTAAATGATGCCATCACGATTTATTTGCCCGGTCAGGAAGTTGATCGGAACGATACCACGTACCGTATGTGGCTGGGAACTGGTGGACCGTATGGTGACACGACGGCTTTCATTCAAAACGAGAAATTCACGTTGCCAACCTTATTTGATACTACGCAACACTATGCCTGGATTGTCTATCCGGCATCACAAGTATAAGAAGTTTGAAAACACTGAACGGGTCAACTGTTCAGTGTTTTTTGTATGAAAGGCAGGGCTTCATCCCCACAATATTCAAATTAACTTCGTAAGATAGGGTGAATAAAGTTATTGAGGGGGTAAATATGGCTACAAAGCAATTTACAGACATCAATGGCAAACCGTTCAATCGTAATGCGATGGTTGCGGTGCTATTGATTGGAACGTTTGCCGGAGCGCTGATGCAGACATCGCTCGGAACAGCCATTCCAACGCTGATGCGTGATTTCGATATTACGTTAGCGACCGCACAACAGGCAACGACTTGGTTTATGTTGGCGAATGGGATTATGATGCCGGTTTCGGCATTCTTATCAACCCGTATACCGACGAAAGTGTTGTACATCACAGCGTATTTGCTGTTATTTATCGGTATGACCATCACGTCGCTGACACCAGCCGACCATGATATGTGGTGGATGTTCCTAGCTGGCCGAATCATTGCCGCGATTGCGGTTGGTATTTCGATGCCACTAATGCAGGTTGTTATGGTGAATATTTTCCCAGCCGAGGCACGTGGGACAGCCATGGGGTTGAACGGAATCGTCATCGGATTAGCGCCGGCGATTGGGCCAACGTCATCTGGCTGGTTGCTACAAAAGCACGGGACAGTAATGGGTTTGAACTTGAACGGCTCGTGGCGTTTGATTTTCCATTTGCCAATGGCTGTGCTAGCGCTAGTCATCATTGCCGCGCCGTTCTTTATTAAAAACGTCATTAAGAATGAACGCATGAAACTTGATTTACCATCACTGGTCATTTCAACGGTTGGGTTCGGCTCATTCTTGTGGGCGTTTACCAACGTTGCAACCGATGGCTGGGGCAACGTGAAAACGGTTATTGCACCAATGATTATAGGTGCCTTAATTATTGTGCTATTCGTGCTACGTCAGTTACGTTTGGATGAGCCGTTTGTGGACGTTCGTGTGTTTAAGAATAGGCAATTCACGTTGACGACCATCTGTGTGATGATGTCGATGAGTGCCATGATGGGGGTTGAAATGATGCTTCCAACGTACTTGCAGAACGTGCACTTGTTAACGCCGTTGCAATCAGGACTAACATTGATGCCAGGGGCACTGATGATTGGTGTTATGGCAGTGTTGGCAGGACGTGATTATGATCGAATCGGGGCAAAGCGTCTGACAATTACCGGCTTTACATTTGTGACAATTGGGACGTTACCATTCTTGTTCTTGTCACCAACAACGCCAACACATTTCATCACGACCCTGTACGCAGTGCGTATGTTTGGAATTGCAACTGCACTAGTACCGTTGACGGCGATGGCGATGGCGGTATTGCCAAAGAACGAAGCGCCACACGCGACCGCGGCAAACAACACAGCCCGTCAGGTAGCGTCAGCAATCGTGGTGGCCTTGCTGTCATCAGTGACGCAGAACGTCATTGCTAATCACGAGCCAGCCAAACACTTGAAAACGACGAACCCATTACAATATGGTGCTGATTATTTGGAGGCCTCAATGAAAGGGTTCCACGTGTCATTTGCAATTGGTTTGAGTTTCGCGATTATTGGGATTATCGTCGCACTGTTCTTGAAGGGCGGTAAGATTGTGCCAGTAGCAGCAACGAATGAGGAGGATGCAGCATGATTATTCCGATTTTAGCAGTTGTCGCGATTCTAACTTACTTGGCATGGATTCGGATTGAGCCGCTGGCCTGGCGTATTCCGCTGGGACTGATCAGTGGGACGGTCTTCGTGGCCTTGGTGATGTTATTGTTAGTTAATTTTGATCGTCATTACGGCATGGAGAAGGTTACTAAGACTGAGACGCAACAGATTTATTCGGCGGTTGGTGATAAGTTGCCAATTGGTATCCTGGTGACGAAGGAGTTGGGAACGAAGGCTGATAACTATGTGTTGGTCTACGCTGATAAGCCAACTGGCAAGGCGACTGCGCATTTTGTGCCTGATACCAAGCATATGGTTAAAGCAGTAAAAAAGAGCGCAACTTATCGAGAAGCCAACGTTTCTAAAGCGACCGTTAAAACAACCACCACGCGTTGGGAGTGGCAAAACGAGGCTTTTAAATTTCTACTTGGTTTTGGCGGTGAAGGTGGCACAATTGCGAAGCAGAGCTCAGTTGT harbors:
- a CDS encoding DegV family protein translates to MAKVKIVTDSTARLTPEEVAAYDIAVVPLTVMIDGVVYHDGVSITPSEFIEKMAEAKALPTTSQPSLGAFTEIYETMPEDVEILSLHLTNKLSGTVQAAEQASRMVPQDVVVRDSNYIDRALAMQVLVAGRMAEAGATRDEILAELQRVEDNTELYLTVSTLKNLVAGGRLSKTAGLIGSLLDIKVGAHVPLGQITMEVKGRGKKTIKAYQDLIFERMQAEENGIAVIGISLADAAEDAENLAARARELFPDAIVDIAETTPIESTHAGPGAMGISYLKNYA
- a CDS encoding MDR family MFS transporter, whose amino-acid sequence is MATKQFTDINGKPFNRNAMVAVLLIGTFAGALMQTSLGTAIPTLMRDFDITLATAQQATTWFMLANGIMMPVSAFLSTRIPTKVLYITAYLLLFIGMTITSLTPADHDMWWMFLAGRIIAAIAVGISMPLMQVVMVNIFPAEARGTAMGLNGIVIGLAPAIGPTSSGWLLQKHGTVMGLNLNGSWRLIFHLPMAVLALVIIAAPFFIKNVIKNERMKLDLPSLVISTVGFGSFLWAFTNVATDGWGNVKTVIAPMIIGALIIVLFVLRQLRLDEPFVDVRVFKNRQFTLTTICVMMSMSAMMGVEMMLPTYLQNVHLLTPLQSGLTLMPGALMIGVMAVLAGRDYDRIGAKRLTITGFTFVTIGTLPFLFLSPTTPTHFITTLYAVRMFGIATALVPLTAMAMAVLPKNEAPHATAANNTARQVASAIVVALLSSVTQNVIANHEPAKHLKTTNPLQYGADYLEASMKGFHVSFAIGLSFAIIGIIVALFLKGGKIVPVAATNEEDAA
- a CDS encoding DUF4811 domain-containing protein, with amino-acid sequence MIIPILAVVAILTYLAWIRIEPLAWRIPLGLISGTVFVALVMLLLVNFDRHYGMEKVTKTETQQIYSAVGDKLPIGILVTKELGTKADNYVLVYADKPTGKATAHFVPDTKHMVKAVKKSATYREANVSKATVKTTTTRWEWQNEAFKFLLGFGGEGGTIAKQSSVVTIPKSSWLAVTDTQAKRLTKMQGDQDATQQQALQQAVAEQVMAYREANPTATPAQLAKVEQKVTTETTLAAVKKMLAEN